Genomic segment of Myxococcus stipitatus:
GGTGGAGGCAGACAGTCGGCGAGTGCTGGGGGCGCGAGTCTTCGGCGCCGACGCCGAGGAGTATGCGCCCGTGGTGCTGCGCATGCTGTCGCGCGTGGGGGCCACGCTCTCGGTCGCGGAAAGCTGTACGGGGGGCCTCATCTCCCAGCAGCTCACGGCGGTCGCAGGCGCCAGCGCGACCTTCCTGGGGGGAGCGGTGGTGTACACGGAGAAGATGAAGACCGCCTGGGTGGGCGTGCCGCCCGAGGTGCTCGAGCGTCATTCGGCCGTGTCCTCCCAGACCGCGGTGGCCATGGCCGAGGGGGTGCGCGCGGCTTGCGGCACCACGTATGGCCTGGCGGTGACAGGGTATGCGGGGCCGGGAGGTGGAACTCCCGAGGACCCGGTCGGTACGGTGTACTGCGCGCTCGCGGGGCCGGACATGGCCACGCGCTGTGAGCGCATGTCCTTTTCTGGAGACAGGGAGCGCGTGCGGCTCTTTGCTGCCTCCCACACGCTGGAGATGCTGCGGCAGCACCTGCTGACCGCGCCCCAATCATGAGTCGCTCCAAGTCCAAGCGTCCCCCTGTGTCCGCCCCCGAGCCGAGCCTCACGGCACCGGCTCCCGAGGCGCCACTCGACGCGCCTGTCCCCCCCACGGCGGCGGCTCCTGTTGAGTCGCGCGGCGGAACGCCTGGCGCGATGTTGCGGGTGTGGTTCGCCGCCTACCGGGTGGAGGTGGTGTTGTTCGCGGTGGCGTTCGTGGTGCTCGCGAGCTTCAGCTCGCAGCGCTTCCTGCGCCAGAGCGCGGCGCCGCACTTCATCTACCAGGCCCAGTCGTGGCTGGAGGGGCGCCTGGATGTGGACCCCCAGGTCCTCCCCAATCTGGAGGACTGGGCCTGTGTGCGGCAGGTGAATGGCGAGAAGGTCCGTTGCGAGGGCCGGCCGCTCTCGGATGACCGCTGGTTCGTGAGCTTCCCGTCCTTTCCCGCCGTGGCGATGCTGCCCTTCGTCGCGCTGCACGGGTATCAGTTCAACGACACCTCGTTTGGCGTCATCGTGGGGGCGCTGGCGGTGGCGCTCTTCTACTCGTTGCTGCGCTTCCTCGCGCGGGAGGGAGAGACGGAGCGCACGCGGGACGAGAATGTGATTCTCGCGCTCACGCTCGCCTTCGGCACCCTGTTCTTCTACTGCGCCATTCGCGGTGAAGTGTGGTTCAGCGCCGAGGTCATGGGCGTGGCCCTGACCTGTCTCTACGTGCGCAATGCGGTGAGGGCCCGCCGTCCCGTCCTGGCGGGAGTGTTCTTCTCCATGGCGACGCTCACCCGTACGCCGCTGTTCTTCGCGGGTCTCTTCTTCGTGCTGGAGGCACTGTGCCCCGGGCCGGAGCCGCGCCTCGAGCAACTCAAGGCCCTGGGCAAGAACTGGAAGCCCGCGGCCCGCAAGCTGGGCCTGTTCGCCATGGGTGCCGCGCCCTTGGGACTGCTCGCCGCTGGCTACAACGTGTACCGGTTCGGCCGCTTGAGCGAGTTCGGCCATGCCTTCCTGTTCAACAACCGCGTCAACGTGGACATCGACCGGTGGGGCTTGTTCCACTGGGAATATCTGGGCCGGAACGTGGCCGCGGCCTTCCTCAAGTGGCCGACCCTGTCGTTCTCGCCGCTCAAGCTCGGCTATGACCCTCACGGGCTCACGCTGCTGCTGACGCTGCCGCTGCTGGTCTTCCTGCTCATGCCCAGGCTGCGGCCGCGCTTGCACTGGCCCTTGTGGCTCACCGTGGCCATCTGCGCGCTGCCGGGGCTCTTCTACCAGAACACGGGGTACATGCAGTTCGGCTTCCGGTTCAGCCTCGACTACACGCCCTACCTCCTGTTGCTCTTCGCCATTGGAGGCTGGTCCGTGCGCCAGCGCGCGGTGATGGCTGCCCTGGTGCTGGGCGTGCTGGTGAACTTCTGGGGCGCCGTCGCCTTCCGCGGCTACACGGAGCTTGTCCGGAACTGGTAGGGCGGTGGCGCACGAGGGCTTGAATCCCCGGGGCGCCACGCGCAGATAGAAAGTGACCATGGAACCTCCCTCCGGACAGCCTCCCTCCGGCAAGCGCTGGCATACCCGCGAGGACAGCGGCATCCGCCTCGATGCGAGCCTGCGCTGGTGGCACGACGACGAGCCCATCGAGCACCCGAAAATCATCGAGCTCTTCAACATCTCCCTCGTTCTGGACGACGCGGGGCGCTACCAGCTCCGCATTGGAAGTGACTGGTGCTACGTGCAGGTCGCGGACGCCGCCTTCGAGGTGCGGACCGTGGACGTCACGCCAGATGAGCGCGTGTCCATCCGACTGAGTGACCGCACCGCCGAGGCGCTGGAGCTTCCCAGCCTGCGTGTGGAAGGGGACGGCGTCCTGACCTGTCGCGTGAAGCAGGGACGTGCCAAGGCCCGCTTCTCACGGGATGCCCAGTACCAGCTCGGCGAGCTGCTGGAGCCGGCACCCGATGGTGGACTCCAGCTGTGCGCGGGCTCGCAGCGGTATCCCGTGGCGCTGTCCCTGGATGCGCTGTCGGTCTCTGGCTAGCTAGGCCGCGGCTTCCATGGGCGCGGCGGGGCAGGGAAGGGGAGGCGCACCCGCCAGCTCCCGAGCCAGCGCCTCCATGGTATCGGGGTGCTCGCGCAGCCACTCGATGGCGCGCTCACGTCCCTGTCCGATGCGTTCGCCGCGCAGGCTGAAGTGGCTCCCTGACTTGTCGATGAGCCCCGCGGCCACGCCCAGGTCGAGTACCTCGCCCGCGCGATGGACTCCGGAGCCGTACAGCAGGTCGAACTCGGCTTCCTGGAACGGAGGGGCGACCTTGTTCTTCACCACCTTCACGCGGGCTCGAGAGCCCACCACGCTGTCGCCCTCCTTGATGTTTCCCGTTCGACGAATCTCCAGGCGCACGGAGGAGTAGAACTTCAGTGCGTTGCCGCCGGTCGTCGTCTCCGGGTTGCCGAACATCACGCCAATCTTCATTCGAATCTGATTGATGAAGACGATGCAGGTGCCCGAGCGACTCACGGCGCCGGTGAGCTTGCGCAGGGCCTGGCTCATCAGTCGGGCCTGCACGCCCATGTGTGCGTCCCCCATCTCGCCCTCGATTTCCGCGCGAGGCACCAGCGCCGCCACCGAGTCCACGATGATGAGGTCCACGGCTCCGGAGCGAACGAGCTGCTCCGTGATTTCCAGGGCCTGTTCTCCCGTATCTGGCTGGGACACCAGGAGTTCCTCCACCCTCACGCCGAGCTTGCGCGCATAGGACAGGTCGAGCGCGTGCTCCGCGTCGATGAAGGCCGCCACCCCACCGGCGGCCTGCACCTGCGCAATCGCATGCAGCGTGAGGGTCGTCTTGCCTGACGACTCATTGCCGAACACCTCCACCACGCGACCGCGAGGGTAGCCACCCACGCCAAGCGCCCGGTCCAGTCCCACCGAGCCCGAGGGAATCACCGCGACCTTCTGCTCGCGGGTGTCTCCTCCCAGCGTCATCACCGAGCCCTTCCCGAACTGCTTCTCGATGGATGCCACCGCCGCCGCGACTGCCTTCAGCTTCTCCGTCAACTTGCTCATCGACTCCCTCGCCGCCCTGTCCTTGAGACCGTGCTGCGCCTCGCCGCCTTCGTGACGGCGACGCACGCATCGATGTGAGGATGAGCAACGGACATGCCGAGGCAGTCTCCTCGCGAGACATGGCCATGGAGCGTCCGCGGAGTCGACAGGGTGTCCAGATGATGGAGGGCCACGTGAACGTGTGGCGTTCTCCCATGAGGGCGGCGACAGTTCCTCGGGCTCCGAGAGGGTGGTGAAAGCGGGGCTCTCGTTACATCACTGCTGTCGCGATGCAGTTGCATCAGCGCTTCATGGGGGGCACCCATGATGCGCCTTCCTCGGAACCATCGAGTGCCATCAGGACGATGCGCGCCCGGCACTGGCGATGGGGCTCCGCTCGAACACGCTTGAGAAGGAGGGCTCGAAGGAACCCTTGGACCTTCACGCGAAAGACGGGCAGGAACCTCCAAGTCTTTCATTTGGCGCAGTGCGTTGTCATGCCCTTTCGCTGCGGGCAAGGGGGCGGTCCATTGGCCGACTGGGCTCCGGCGCTTTGCGTTGAAGTTTGGAGGCGGCGGCATGACCTTTCGGGCGTGAAAACCCAACGCGAAGACATGCCCCATGTGGTCATCCTCGGCGGAGGGTTCGCCGGGCTCCGAGCGGCGCAGCAGCTCGCCAAGGCGCCAGTCCGTCTCACCCTGGTGGACCGGCACAACCACCACTTGTTCCAGCCGCTGCTGTACCAGGTGGCCACGGCGACGCTGAGCCCGAGTGAAATCGCCGCGCCGCTGCGGGCACTGCTAGGACCTCGGGGTGTCTCGGTGCTGCTGGCGGATGTGACGGGGGTGGACCCCGAGAACAAGCGGGTGCTGCTGGCGGATGGAGAGCTGAAGTACGACTACCTCATCGTCGCGACGGGAGCGACGCACTCGTACTTCGGCAATGACCACTGGGCGCCGTTCGCTCCTGGGCTCAAGTCCATCGAGGACGCAGTGGAGATTCGGCGCCGAGTCCTGGTCGCCTACGAACTGGCTGAGCGAGAGACGGACCCACGCATTCGCCGCGCGCTCCTCAACTTCGTCATCATTGGCGCGGGGCCCACCGGGGTGGAGATGGCGGGCTCGCTGGCGGAGATCAGCCGCAGCTCCCTCCCTGGGGACTTCAAGAACATCGATACGCGCGATGCCCGCATCATCCTCATCGAGGGCATGGACAAGGTGCTCCCCGTCTATCCCGATGACCTCACCGCCAAGGCCCGGCGCACGCTGGAGCGGCTGGGCGTCGAGGTCCGCACGGGGGCTCGGGTGACGAACATCGATGCGACGGGGGTCTACGTCGGTGACGAGCACATCGAGGCTCGCACCGTGATTTGGGCCGCGGGCGTCGCCGCGTCGCCGGTGGCTCGCTCGCTGGGCGTTCCGCTGGACCGCGCGGGCCGAGTCAACGTGACGCCCGAGCTGACCGTGCCGGGTCGTGAGGACATCTTCGTCGTGGGGGACCTGGCTTCGCTGAAGCAGGCGGATGGAACGCCCGTGCCTGGGCTTGCCCCCGCGGCGATGCAGGAAGGCAAACACGCGGCTCGAAACATCCTGCACCGGTTGCGGGGAGAGCCGATGGTGCCGTTCGAGTACTGGGACAGAGGCTCCTACGCGGTGATTGGTCGCGGACACGCAGTGGGAATCGCCTTCCGCCGATTCAAACAGGCGGGGTTCTCCGCCTGGATGGCCTGGCTCTTCATCCACCTGATGTTCCTCATCGGCTTCCGCAGCAAGCTGGCGGTGATGCTCGACTGGGCCTACTCGTATCTGACGTTCGGCAAGTCGGCGCGCATCATCACGGGCCCCGCGCCCAGGTTGGATGAGCTGCCCCGCACGACTTCCGCGGCGGGAGGGCCGGTGCTTCAGAGTGGCACCCCGACGCCTCCGGCGCAGCTGGCCGCGTCGTCGCGCGAGCTGGCGCCCTCGTCGCGCTGAGGTGTCTCCGCGGGCGCTCGCAGGGGCTGCCGTGGAGGGAAGGAGGCGACGCCTCGCGAGCCGCCGCCTGTTCGGGAGGGTGGGGCGCCACCATGGGTGTTGGAATGAAGCCAGCCACGCCGGTCCAATGCCCGACAGTCGATGGCCAGCTGCATGTCTGTCTCCTCGATGCGGCCATGTCCTTCCAGGTCCGCGCGAGTCAGTGCCAGCTTGAGGAGCCGGTCATGCGCGCGTGCCGACAGTCCGTGATGCCGCACCGCCAGCTCCAGCATCCGCTCCGCGCGAGGGCTCAACACGCAGTGGCGCCGCAGCAGGTGTGAGGGGAGCTGGGCGTTGCAATGCACCTGGGCCTCTGCTGCGTAGCGTTCTCGCTGGCGTTGCCTGGCTGCCTCCACGCGTTCCCGGTGGTGGCGACTGGT
This window contains:
- a CDS encoding DUF1285 domain-containing protein; protein product: MEPPSGQPPSGKRWHTREDSGIRLDASLRWWHDDEPIEHPKIIELFNISLVLDDAGRYQLRIGSDWCYVQVADAAFEVRTVDVTPDERVSIRLSDRTAEALELPSLRVEGDGVLTCRVKQGRAKARFSRDAQYQLGELLEPAPDGGLQLCAGSQRYPVALSLDALSVSG
- the recA gene encoding recombinase RecA — its product is MSKLTEKLKAVAAAVASIEKQFGKGSVMTLGGDTREQKVAVIPSGSVGLDRALGVGGYPRGRVVEVFGNESSGKTTLTLHAIAQVQAAGGVAAFIDAEHALDLSYARKLGVRVEELLVSQPDTGEQALEITEQLVRSGAVDLIIVDSVAALVPRAEIEGEMGDAHMGVQARLMSQALRKLTGAVSRSGTCIVFINQIRMKIGVMFGNPETTTGGNALKFYSSVRLEIRRTGNIKEGDSVVGSRARVKVVKNKVAPPFQEAEFDLLYGSGVHRAGEVLDLGVAAGLIDKSGSHFSLRGERIGQGRERAIEWLREHPDTMEALARELAGAPPLPCPAAPMEAAA
- a CDS encoding NAD(P)/FAD-dependent oxidoreductase: MPHVVILGGGFAGLRAAQQLAKAPVRLTLVDRHNHHLFQPLLYQVATATLSPSEIAAPLRALLGPRGVSVLLADVTGVDPENKRVLLADGELKYDYLIVATGATHSYFGNDHWAPFAPGLKSIEDAVEIRRRVLVAYELAERETDPRIRRALLNFVIIGAGPTGVEMAGSLAEISRSSLPGDFKNIDTRDARIILIEGMDKVLPVYPDDLTAKARRTLERLGVEVRTGARVTNIDATGVYVGDEHIEARTVIWAAGVAASPVARSLGVPLDRAGRVNVTPELTVPGREDIFVVGDLASLKQADGTPVPGLAPAAMQEGKHAARNILHRLRGEPMVPFEYWDRGSYAVIGRGHAVGIAFRRFKQAGFSAWMAWLFIHLMFLIGFRSKLAVMLDWAYSYLTFGKSARIITGPAPRLDELPRTTSAAGGPVLQSGTPTPPAQLAASSRELAPSSR